One Camelus dromedarius isolate mCamDro1 chromosome 6, mCamDro1.pat, whole genome shotgun sequence genomic region harbors:
- the MPC1 gene encoding mitochondrial pyruvate carrier 1: protein MAGALVRKAADYVRSKDFRDYLMSTHFWGPVANWGLPIAAINDMKKSPEIISGRMTFALCCYSLTFMRFAYKVQPRNWLLFACHATNEVAQLIQGGRLIRHEMTKKASA, encoded by the exons ATGGCGGGCGCGCTGGTGCGGAAGGCGGCGGACTATGTCCGGAGCAAGGACTTCCGGGACTACCTCATGAG TACG CACTTCTGGGGCCCAGTGGCCAACTGGGGACTTCCCATCGCTGCCATCAATGACATGAAAAAGTCTCCGGAGATCATCAGTGGGCGGATGACCTTTG CGCTCTGCTGTTACTCCCTGACGTTCATGAGATTTGCCTACAAGGTGCAGCCTCGGAACTGGCTCCTCTTCGCCTGCCACGCCACAAATGAAGTCGCCCAGCTCATCCAGGGAGGACGGCTTATCCGACACGA GATGACCAAGAAGGCATCAGCATAA